In the genome of Gadus morhua chromosome 12, gadMor3.0, whole genome shotgun sequence, one region contains:
- the LOC115555776 gene encoding uncharacterized protein LOC115555776, whose translation MDQNKKRLGSQLCKAVKDEDPRSVQVLLSQGARADVVGARGVAAVHLAVGKETEKSIRCLKLLLQHGVDPNARSSEGLTPLHVAALWGCYQNVKLLLANGGNPNVTDQDGNTPGQFAEQQDNRKCAQLLQSHQTQSADGEEDLTCFQYSLYSDQTDVSSYPDSETSLSSRSSMISDFGDDPLSSTRHSALFDHRAPSQPTPWWRRGPSNGQGDANPTGAGGPGRDWNPNKEWACGDGPSFLSSTRVSTVGCASDRPAPEEDVSLGDVTWAPNPLEGPSLLSSTRMSTAGPVPPYHNVEAPFQSGSSHPLGLEGRLSAINGDAPAVAVAGPSRRAGRKSVSFREAAEYFPVSRPVSSEPAFDTAPFDSSQDADFLSSERLVTVLQRQGIDVTSPDHVHVFDWDCGEDTEGDMEKTVMSNFRMAGGEETDDEEEEEEEREEVEVGRQTQAAEQPPGGVPGGGGGGGGGGGGGGGGSSSGSHYSSCDSDHYTTAHYTTAHGGLVPSSRSASSSSEEAREGAPTPEDQPEQEAESKLDRAEEVPARAGKPSRSDQPPATDSEPEPPRDVSEKAVNSANEDADGVGDEATARARRSPVAQAAGGPPEDPDTPFTPSPFVTGRTRSRLSRCSVRCSGGGGGGRTLESLLSDASLFEATLPTPVRTGRKTPRSQSSDDVFYHSPRPRGYAQPRGDGSRDLPGSSLTSDLQSSRSSSGLSDSQADTFILPRGGAEPSQSLPDTLILERQPDSQSLHCEDYLKSYAPKVVCHEIREEEEEEFLTDDRTSSDAVNPRQEVPGSRGNPWITEGSDTDVDPSCSTTSSSSPTGSSSASSCYFSPRRPREGSSDTPVTPGATGCTPRFSMSRLSLGLRRSQGHLAPDRHPRAYTPGGRPAAPPPEEPVEYLYTDTEQGHELIETHIPPRANASLCSSSLSGGSGGGEPGAEETVLYDWRSLRADVMGAKGGKENQAPLRRGGEEEAAQLQKKKKKEEEEEEAKEEEERTKREEEVKGGRALPDTLGITDKELRRRLVALGESPGPISTRTRPVYMKRLRRLVLESNSQARPQQQLKQPDHTHTDSGYSVELSRALRTFDLPDCHAAEMELCQQFDQPDQNKKWREGVIKSSFNYLLLDPRVTKNLPFRSRGMSPQECFHTFVHAVFYVGKGKRSRPYSHLYEALEYFKGDKTSKKLCSKVQHILQVWREDQGVVSLHCFQNVIPVEAFTREACMVDAIGLKMLTNQKRGDYYGVVSTWQARKRRELGVHLLYRAMQIFLAEGERQLRPADIRQ comes from the exons ATGGACCAAAATAAGAAGAGACTGGGGAGCCAACTGTGTAAAGCCGTGAAGGATGAGGACCCAAG GTCTGTGCAGGTGCTGCTCTCGCAGGGCGCCAGGGCCGACGTGGTGGGCGCCAGGGGCGTGGCGGCGGTGCACCTGGCCGTGGGGAAGGAGACGGAGAAGAGCATCCGTTGCCTGAAGCTGCTGCTCCAGCACGGAGTGGACCCCAACGCCAG GTCTTCCGAGGGTCTTACACCCCTCCATGTGGCTGCGCTGTGGGGGTGTTACCAAAACGTCAAGCTGCTGTTGGCCAATGGAGGGAACCCCAATGTTACCGACCAG GATGGGAACACTCCGGGGCAGTTTGCAGAGCAACAGGACAACCGCAAGTGTGCCCAACTCCTCCAGAGCCACCAGACACAGTCCGCAGACGGCGAAGAGGACCTGACCTGTTTCCAATACT CTCTATACTCAGACCAGACGGACGTGTCGAGCTACCCCGACTCAGAGACCAGCCTCAGCTCGCGCTCCTCCATGATCAGCGACTTTGGCGACGACCCGCTGAGCAGCACCAGACACTCTGCCCTGTTCGACCACCGGGCACCGAGCCAACCCACCCCCTGGTGGAGACGGGGGCCCTCGAACGGCCAGGGCGACGCCAACCCCACCGGGGCCGGGGGTCCGGGCCGAGACTGGAACCCAAACAAAGAGTGGGCGTGCGGCGACGGACCCTCGTTTCTGTCCAGCACCCGCGTGTCCACGGTGGGCTGCGCCTCCGACAGGCCGGCTCCCGAAGAGGACGTGTCGTTGGGGGACGTCACGTGGGCGCCAAACCCCTTGGAGGGCCCGTCGCTCCTGTCGAGCACGCGCATGTCTACGGCGGGGCCCGTTCCGCCCTATCATAATGTTGAGGCTCCGTTCCAAAGCGGGAGCTCACACCCTCTAGGGCTTGAGGGCCGACTTTCGGCCATAAACGGAGACGCTCCGGCGGTCGCCGTCGCCGGCCCCTCCAGGCGAGCGGGCCGCAAGAGCGTCAGCTTCCGCGAGGCGGCCGAGTATTTCCCCGTTTCCAGGCCGGTCTCCTCTGAGCCTGCGTTCGACACGGCGCCCTTTGACTCCTCCCAGGACGCCGACTTTCTGAGCTCTGAGCGCCTGGTGACCGTCTTGCAACGGCAGGGCATCGACGTGACCTCGCCCGACCACGTGCACGTGTTTGACTGGGACTGCGGCGAAGACACAGAGGGGGACATGGAGAAAACGGTGATGAGTAACTTCCGTATGGCCGGGGGCGAGGAGAcagacgacgaggaggaggaggaggaggagagggaggaggtggaggtcggACGTCAGACCCAGGCGGCGGAACAGCCCCCCGGTGGTGtccctggcggcggcggtggcggcggcggcggcggcggcggcggcggcggcggcagcagcagtggGAGTCACTACAGCAGCTGTGACAGCGACCATTACACGACTGCCCACTACACCACGGCCCACGGAGGCCTCGTACCGTCCAgccgctccgcctcctcctcctccgaggaaGCGAGGGAGGGAGCGCCGACACCGGAAGACCAACCTGAACAGGAGGCGGAGTCAAAGCTGGACAGAGCAGAGGAAGTACCAGCCCGGGCGGGCAAACCCAGCCGGTCCGACCAACCGCCTGCCACCGACTCTGAACCCGAACCCCCTCGGGACGTTTCAGAAAAGGCGGTCAATAGCGCGAATGAGGACGCCGACGGTGTCGGCGATGAAGCCACCGCCCGAGCCCGCCGCAGTCCCGTCGCCCAAGCGGCCGGGGGCCCCCCCGAAGACCCCGACACCCCCTTCACCCCGAGCCCGTTCGTGACGGGCCGGACCCGGTCCAGGCTGAGCCGCTGCTCGGTGAggtgcagcggcggcggcggcggcggccggacCCTGGAGAGCCTCCTCTCCGACGCGTCCCTCTTCGAGGCGACGCTGCCCACGCCGGTCAGAACCGGCCGCAAGACGCCCCGGTCTCAGAGCAGCGACGACGTGTTCTACCACAGCCCGCGCCCGCGCGGCTACGCCCAACCGAGGGGCGACGGCAGCAGGGATCTCCCAGGGAGCTCCTTGACCTCCGACCTCCAGTCGTCGCGGTCCAGCTCGGGGCTGAGCGACAGCCAGGCGGACACCTTTATCCTCCCGCGGGGCGGGGCTGAGCCGTCGCAGAGTCTGCCCGACACCCTCATTCTGGAGAGGCAGCCGGACTCGCAGAGCCTTCACTGTGAGGATTACCTCAAGTCCTACGCGCCCAAGGTGGTGTGTCACGAGatcagagaagaggaggaggaggagtttctGACCGACGACCGGACGAGCTCCGACGCGGTGAATCCGCGGCAGGAAGTCCCGGGGAGCAGAGGGAATCCCTGGATCACGGAGGGCAGCGACACCGACGTCGACCCCAGctgcagcaccacctcctcctcctctccgacgGGCTCGTCGTCCGCCAGCTCGTGCTACTTCTCCCCGAGGAGGCCCCGGGAGGGCTCCTCCGACACCCCCGTCACCCCGGGCGCCACGGGCTGCACCCCCAGGTTCAGCATGAGCCGGCTGTCGCTGGGCCTCCGCCGGTCCCAGGGCCACCTGGCCCCCGACCGCCACCCCCGGGCCTACACCCCCGGGGGGCGGCCCGCCGCCCCGCCCCCGGAGGAGCCCGTGGAGTACCTCTACACGGACACGGAGCAGGGCCACGAGCTGATCGAGACGCACATCCCCCCCAGGGCCAACGCCTCCctgtgcagcagcagcctgagcggcggcagcggcggcggggaGCCCGGGGCGGAGGAGACGGTGCTGTACGACTGGAGGTCCCTGAGGGCCGATGTGATGGGGGCCAAGGGGGGCAAGGAGAACCAGGCGCcgctgaggagggggggtgaggaggaggcggcgcagctgcagaagaagaagaagaaggaggaggaggaggaggaggcgaaggaggaggaggagaggacgaagagagaggaagaggtgaagGGTGGCCGAGCGTTGCCGGACACCCTGGGGATAACGGACAAGGAGCTGAGGCGCCGGCTGGTGGCGCTGGGGGAGAGCCCGGGGCCCATCAGCACTCGGACCCGGCCCGTGTACATGAAGAGGCTCCGTCGTCTCGTCCTGGAGTCGAACTCGCAGGCGAGGCCTCAGCAGCAGCTCAAGCAGCCggaccacacgcacacag ACTCAGGCTACAGTGTGGAGCTGAGCAGGGCCCTGAGGACCTTTGACCTCCCCGACTGCCACGCGGCCGAGATGGAGCTCTGCCAGCAGTTCGACCAGCCCGACCAGAACAagaagtggagggagggggtcatCAAGTCCAGCTTCAACTACCTGCTTCTGGACCCCCG GGTGACGAAGAACCTGCCGTTCCGCAGCCGCGGCATGTCGCCCCAGGAGTGCTTCCACACCTTCGTGCACGCTGTGTTCTACGTGGGGAAGGGCAAGCGCTCGCGGCCCTACAGCCACCTGTACGAGGCCCTGGAGTACTTCAAGGGGGACAAGACCTCGAAG AAACTGTGCTCCAAGGTGCAGCACATCCTGCAGGTGTGGCGCGAGGACCAGGGTGTCGTCTCCCTGCACTGCTTCCAGAACGTCATCCCCGTGGAGGCCTTCACCCGCGAGGCCTGCATGGTGGACGCAATCG GGCTGAAGATGCTGACCAACCAGAAGCGAGGGGACTACTACGGCGTGGTCTCCACTTGGCAGGCCAGGAAGAGGCGGGAGCTCGGTGTGCACCTGCTCTACCGGGCCATGCAGATCTTCCTGGCGGAGGGAGAGCGGCAGCTGCGGCCCGCAGACATCAGACAgtag
- the LOC115556347 gene encoding intestinal-type alkaline phosphatase, with the protein MAGLHNFVQFGLLLFLSVQWTWAIIPEQELHPWYWNTMGRDAIDVSLRMTPIVGKAKNLVLFLGDGMGVTTVTATRILKGQLAGFNGEETSLAMDTFPYLALSKTYNVNQQMPDSAGTATAYLCGVKANYGTLGVSAMIERGKCSGNADNDVVSVLHRAKMAGKSVGIVTTTRVQHASPGANYAHTPDRGWYSDIELPPDAVRNGCRDIAWQLIKNTEINVILGGGRQYMFSNITADPEYPTYFGERSDGKDLVKEWLQGKKNAKYVVNKEGLDAVDASKTDFLMGLFEPKDCQYENKRDTTTDPSLTQMMEKAIKILKRNPKGFYLFVEGGRIDHGHHDGNAQRALTEAVEFDRAIERAAQLTSEKDTLTVVTADHSHVFAFGGHSQRGNSVFGVSRELATDKKHFTTAVYGNGPGYQIKNGIRPDVNATVAAEPEYHQQAPVPKNSETHGIEDVPIFAKGPMAHLFHGVQEQSYIAHVLAYAACLPPYEKCDLEDNHSVCLHPSSVLVLMSLLLALVSCRSG; encoded by the exons ATGGCAGGCCTACACAACTTTGTTCAGTTTGGATTActtttgtttctgtctgtgcaATGGACTTGGGCCATTATTCCAG AGCAAGAGCTTCACCCGTGGTACTGGAACACGATGGGCCGGGATGCTATAGACGTGTCCCTCAGAATGACCCCCATCGTGGGCAAGGCCAAGAACCTCGTCCTCTTCCTGGGAGACG GAATGGGCGTAACCACGGTGACCGCTACCAGGATACTCAAAGGCCAGTTGGCGGGGTTCAACGGGGAGGAGACCAGCCTGGCCATGGATACTTTCCCGTACCTGGCCTTGTCCAAG ACGTACAACGTGAACCAGCAGATGCCGGACAGCGCGGGCACGGCCACGGCGTACCTGTGCGGTGTGAAGGCCAACTACGGCACGCTGGGCGTCTCCGCTATGATCGAGCGAGGGAAGTGCAGCGGCAACGCTGACAACGACGTGGTGTCCGTGCTCCACAGAGCCAAGATGGCAG GGAAGTCCGTGGGCATCGTCACCACCACCCGCGTGCAGCACGCGTCCCCCGGGGCGAACTACGCCCACACACCCGACCGTGGCTGGTACAGCGACATCGAGCTCCCCCCCGACGCCGTTAGAAACGGCTGCCGCGACATCGCCTGGCAACTGATCAAGAACACAGAAATAAAT GTCATTCTCGGAGGAGGGCGTCAGTACATGTTCAGCAACATCACAGCCGATCCAGAGTATCCAACATACTTTGGAGAACGTAGTGATGGAAAGGATCTCGTCAAGGAGTGGCTTCAAGGAAAGAAG AATGCCAAATATGTGGTGAACAAGGAGGGATTGGATGCAGTCGATGCTTCAAAAACAGACTTTCTAATGG GTCTGTTTGAGCCCAAAGACTGCCAGTATGAGAATAAACGTGACACGACCACTGACCCCTCGCTCACGCAAATGATGGAGAAAGCCATCAAGATCCTCAAGAGGAACCCAAAAGGTTTCTACCTGTTTGTGGAAG GGGGGAGAATCGACCACGGTCACCATGACGGTAATGCCCAGCGAGCCCTCACCGAGGCGGTGGAGTTTGACCGGGCCATCGAAAGGGCTGCCCAGTTGACCAGCGAGAAGGACACCCTCACCGTGGTCACGGCCGATCACTCCCATGTCTTCGCATTCGGGGGACATTCTCAGCGGGGGAACTCTGTTTTCG GTGTGTCCCGAGAGTTGGCTACCGACAAGAAGCACTTCACCACCGCTGTCTATGGGAACGGACCGGGCTACCAGATTAAGAACGGCATCCGGCCAGATGTCAACGCGACCGTTGCAG CTGAACCAGAGTACCACCAGCAGGCCCCCGTCCCGAAGAACTCAGAGACGCACGGCATCGAGGACGTGCCCATCTTCGCCAAGGGCCCCATGGCGCACCTGTTCCACGGGGTGCAGGAGCAGAGTTACATAGCCCACGTCCTGGCCTACGCCGCCTGCCTGCCGCCCTACGAGAAGTGTGACCTGGAGGACAACCACTCTGTGTGCCTCCACCCCAGCTCCGTGCTGGTCCTCATGAGCCTCCTTCTAGCCCTCGTCTCCTGCCGCTCGGGCTAG